The following proteins come from a genomic window of Drosophila sulfurigaster albostrigata strain 15112-1811.04 chromosome X, ASM2355843v2, whole genome shotgun sequence:
- the LOC133848338 gene encoding uncharacterized protein LOC133848338 isoform X2: MFCRRCWIDFTAGEDYVVCSGPCAWPYHATCANLPRDLARELQRCHGQEAEKESIPSHLLLAGNFASSSSAAAAASASGVEWYCRNCRQLYRLQLYFEIAICDDYSLPVDFVKKRPSSFDPCLAEAIPTNPEHWIAPSPQTEFLPFNEAQQATLQQQQSTATAAAQAVPPPPAPLSTLPSQAASAAAASTSSNNNNNPSNCNNSNQQQQQQQQQQLQHVHNNNTLPAAPQQHQQQQQRATLQHPPLPNSNIKQASVKLIEGYSDPKDTRQHKKVYHKKAKRRSAPPHKRQQHHQQQQQQQQLQTLPTPRGHQQQQQLQQQQQQQQQHLQHRHSTYNNNNGNHKKDKRSSHYNSDSSAPKSSDEEADIDEEVERIPPPPLPPPPATATGAGTGAGASGSGAAALLNSPDSISDDLVRPLPPQLQRSPRKLTVAQAEHSKRQPSPYYYSDLLKSRDKDEDKDKQEKQQQQLQQQQQQQQTLEREAKQKCRQSTASEPPHQTQTLLGGYRKSSSLDAPQQREEEHDDNDDDDEEEDEDDDDDEEDENPHEQQPDQDLDHEHDQEQSTPKRYSFTEEGVRIIRCETPSTSTSEESDCSECLKRREWHARALALVRKTCNVQPRHQQLPISSGELQLQLQHCDAGEGELLKCCPPPGIGSDPGIGIGIGAGVGGDRNRDREREQAGSMPPHRLLGPAAVCGACIPTPGNNSSSVGGGGLGDELDELEEYFRPRSIFYVHPHGVHECDECAPPTATAATTTKSTHNSNSKSHSKPNTKPKHPKVGVVNAQREEERAKEEQTKQSLEEEDDNEEEEEEREGEGEGDEEHDSDNMASRRRQIYETAFDCKIAKSDDDLDEVDRITNHSVLLQLSNGNNEQLSSSSLSKSKSRLECKRAKNSKNQALQEQQQQTQTQDSPDGGQQVLQVQAELSQLQLSQVDQQNQNQQQQQQQQQQQSTSVAAVSTQQLPARGYTPSPPSTAPLPIKFPGKHERYMNSIKSAPNLPAAQPAHPRLRDLRLPLQSLRQQQQLQLHCASSNDNSLTDSAYVNPPSTNSNSASVSASVSASASASASASAVAAGARRPRSFVLESGRVLELRRSAQPQRHQHHHSHHQQQHQQSQQQQLPHGVPRRTSRHASGHNYSSTESIATSSSGGSMESLRSSTSEGNRSTSSSESRHSSSLSSHSSESGSGSASSSVAYPLRAPPVLLHSKLHILSPISDKSSQEPASASVSEQSQQPPPATASGATAEESGNKPSTEVSLAVPLLSKQRSGKQTSTTAPNKALLQLADELLGSDSGISLHSREDGKPQQLQGLQRLTLPKLQLQGNSSLPQSEASAGVAAAATSGTAAGGGAAALPQELRDLPFDMPKLRRRKTLQQEAACTSGSATSVDLGDLPFDMPKLRRRLRANQAEINNLLMHSTESSGISQASSSHSMRDEQKLASKLDTALFRQNLTLNLNEPRQASKQFGSLDLRGLSSHKELNMNMNLCQGYVTAVDLIDVTIPLERQGWYHGAITRIEAETTLRPLAEGSFLVRNCESTKQDYSLSLKGAKGFMHMRIQRNESGQYILGQFSRPFETVPDMIRHFCLNRLPVRGAEHMCLIEPVIAQLL; the protein is encoded by the exons CTGCCATTTAACGAAGCCCAACAAGCGacattgcaacagcagcaatcgacagcaacagcagcagcacaggcTGTGCCACCGCCGCCTGCCCCTTTGTCGACATTGCCGAGCCAAGCGGCGAGTGCAGCAGCGGCtagcaccagcagcaacaacaacaacaatcccagcaactgcaacaacagcaaccaacaacaacagcaacagcagcagcagcagttgcagcacgtgcataacaacaacacgtTGCCAGCTGCAccgcagcaacatcagcagcaacagcaacgtgcAACGCTGCAGCATCCGCCGCTgcccaacagcaacatcaagcAGGCATCCGTTAAGCTCATCGAGGGCTACTCCGACCCAAAGGATACGCGACAGCACAAGAAAGTCTATCACAAGAAGGCCAAACGTCGCTCGGCGCCACCGCACAAGcgacagcaacatcatcaacagcaacaacagcagcagcagttgcaaacGTTGCCAACGCCACGCggacatcagcagcagcagcagttgcaacagcagcagcagcaacaacagcaacatctgCAGCATCGCCATTCCacgtacaacaacaacaacggcaaccaCAAAAAGGACAAGCGCAGCAGCCATTACAATTCAG ATTCCTCGGCACCCAAATCCTCCGACGAGGAGGCGGACATCGACGAGGAAGTCGAACGCAtaccgccaccgccgctgccaccgccaccggcAACCGCAACAGGAGCCGGAACCGGAGCCGGAGCAAGCGGTTCAGGGGCAGCTGCTTTGCTCAACTCGCCGGACAGCATCTCGGATGATTTGGTGCGTCCGCTGCCGCCACAGTTGCAGCGCAGTCCACGCAAATTAACCGTTGCCCAGGCGGAGCATAGCAAGCGTCAGCCATCGCCCTACTACTACTCGGATCTGCTGAAGAGTCGTGACAAGGACGAGGACAAAGACAAGCAggagaagcaacaacaacagttgcaacaacagcagcagcagcagcagacactCGAGCGTGAGGCAAAGCAAAAGTGCCGCCAGTCGACAGCAAGTGAGCCGCCGCATCAGACGCAGACACTGCTCGGAGGTTACAGGAAGAGTAGCAGCTTGGATGCGCCACAGCAGCGCGAAGAGGAgcacgacgacaacgacgacgacgacgaggaggaggacgaagacgacgacgacgacgaagaggACGAAAATCCTCACGAACAGCAACCGGATCAGGATCTCGATCACGAACACGATCAGGAGCAATCGACACCAAAGCGTTACAGCTTCACCGAGGAGGGCGTGAGGATCATTCGCTGCGAGACACCGAGCACCAGCACCTCAGAGGAATCGGACTGCAGCGAGTGCCTCAAGCGACGCGAGTGGCATGCCCGTGCCTTGGCCTTAGTGCGCAAGACGTGCAACGTTCAGCCGCGACATCAACAGTTGCCCATTAGCAGCGGAGAGTTGCAACTTCAGTTGCAGCATTGCGACGCCGGAGAGGGAGAATTGCTCAAGTGCTGTCCACCACCGGGCATAGGAAGCGACCcgggaataggaataggaataggagcAGGAGTAGGAGGAGATCGGAATAGGGATCGGGAGCGGGAGCAGGCGGGGTCGATGCCGCCGCACCGCCTGCTGGGCCCAGCAGCCGTGTGCGGAGCCTGCATCCCGACgccaggcaacaacagcagctccGTTGGCGGCGGCGGACTGGGCGATGAGCTCGACGAGCTCGAGGAATACTTTCGGCCGCGCAGCATCTTCTATGTGCATCCGCATGGCGTGCACGAGTGCGACGAGTGTGCGccgccaacagcaacagcagcaacgacaacgaaatcAACTcacaattccaattccaaatcGCATTCAAAGCCAAACACAAAGCCAAAGCACCCCAAAGTAGGTGTTGTAAACGCACAACGAGAGGAGGAGAGAGCAAAGGAGGAGCAAACGAAGCAGAGTCTCGAGGAGGAAGACGACAACgaggaggaagaagaggaACGCGAAGGAGAAGGTGAAGGAGACGAGGAACACGATTCGGACAATATGGCAAGTCGCCGACGGCAGATCTATGAGACGGCATTCGATTGCAAGATTGCCAAGTCCGATGACGATCTCGATGAGGTGGATCGCATCACCAATCACTcggtgctgctgcagctgagcaatggcaacaacgaGCAGCTCTCGAGCAGCAGCCTGAGCAAGTCAAAGTCGCGACTCGAGTGCAAGCGGGCCAAGAACAGCAAGAACCAGGCGctgcaggagcaacagcagcaaacgcaGACGCAGGATTCACCCGACGGAGGTCAACAGGTGCTCCAGGTTCAAGCGGAACTCAGTCAGCTGCAGCTCAGTCAAGTGGATCAACAGAATCagaatcaacagcagcagcagcagcaacagcagcagcaatcgacTAGTGTTGCTGCGGTGTCGACGCAACAGTTGCCGGCACGTGGCTACACGCCGTCGCCCCCCTCGACGGCACCGCTGCCGATCAAGTTCCCCGGCAAACACGAACGCTACATGAACAGCATCAAGAGTGCGCCCAATTTGCCAGCGGCGCAGCCAGCGCATCCGCGATTGCGGGACCTCCGGCTGCCGCTGCAATCactgcgacagcagcaacagttgcagctgcactgcgccagcagcaacgacaacagtcTCACCGACAGCGCCTATGTGAATCCGCCCTCAACCAACTCGAACTCCGCCTCCGTCTCGGCCTCCGTCTCGGCCTCAGCctcggcttcggcttcagcCTCTGCTGTCGCAGCTGGCGCGCGACGTCCGCGCAGCTTTGTGCTGGAGTCGGGACGTGTCTTGGAGCTGCGACGCAGCGCACAACCGCAGCGCCATCAGCATCATCACTCgcatcaccagcagcagcatcagcaatcgcagcagcaacagctgccacaCGGCGTGCCACGAAGAACGTCCCGACATGCGAGCGGCCACAACTACAGCTCAACGGAGAGCATCGCCACCTCGAGCAGCGGCGGGAGCATGGAGTCCCTGCGGTCCAGCACCAGCGAGGGTAATCGCAGCACCTCCAGCTCCGAGTCCCGACACTCGAGCTCCCTTAGCTCACACAGCTCGGAGAGCGGCAGCGGAAGCGCCAGCTCAAGTGTCGCTTATCCGCTGCGTGCGCCTCCCGTGTTGCTTCACTCGAAGCTGCACATTCTCAGCCCCATCTCGGACAAGTCCTCGCAGGAACCGGCCTCGGCCAGTGTCTCGGAACAATCGCAGCAGCCGCCACCGGCAACAGCCTCTGGAGCAACAGCTGAGGAGTCAGGGAATAAGCCAAGCACCGAAGTCTCACTCGCTGTGCCGCTGCTGAGCAAGCAGCGCAGCGGAAAACAGACATCGACGACGGCCCCCAACAAGGCGCTTCTACAACTGGCGGACGAGCTACTCGGTTCGGACAGCGGCATCTCGCTGCATTCGCGGGAGGATGGAAAaccgcagcagctgcagggACTGCAGCGTCTGACGCTCCCCAAGCTGCAGCTACAAGGCAACAGCAGTCTGCCTCAGTCGGAGGCAAGTGctggcgttgctgctgctgcaacgagTGGCACAGCGGCTGGCGGAGGTGCCGCAGCATTGCCGCAGGAGTTGCGTGATTTGCCTTTCGATATGCCGAAGTTGCGACGCCGCAAGACGCTGCAACAGGAGGCGGCCTGCACCTCGGGTAGCGCCACTTCGGTCGACCTCGGAGATTTACCCTTCGATATGCCAAAGCTGCGACGACGACTGCGCGCCAATCAGGCGGAGATCAACAATCTGCTGATGCACAGCACCGAGTCGAGTGGCATCTCGCAAGCCTCCTCTAGCCATTCGATGCGCGACGAACAAAAGTTGGCCAGCAAGCTGG ataCTGCGCTATTTCGACAGAATCTCACACTGAATCTGAATGAACCGCGACAGGCGAGCAAACAGTTTGGCAGCCTCGATCTGCGGGGTCTGAGCAGCCACAAGGAGCTCAATATGAACATGAATCTGTGCCAGGGTTACGTCACCGCTGTCGATCTCATCGATGTGACCATTCCTCTCGAACGCCAGGG CTGGTATCATGGCGCCATCACACGCATCGAGGCGGAGACAACGCTGCGTCCGCTGGCCGAGGGATCGTTTCTAGTGCGCAACTGTGAATCCACCAAGCAGGACTATTCCCTGTCACTCAA GGGTGCAAAGGGATTTATGCACATGCGGATTCAGCGCAACGAATCGGGTCAATATATACTGGGACAGTTCAGTCGACCATTCGAGACAGTTCCCGATATGATAAGACACTTTTGTCTGAATCGATTGCCGGTGCGAGGAGCGGAGCACATGTGTCTGATAGAGCCGGTTATAGCGCAACTGCTGTAG